In one Novosphingobium humi genomic region, the following are encoded:
- a CDS encoding AAA family ATPase: MASALDEVRMEEALDVAALADRSSSVLEKLRSSARDMRAEERREPSFPIGKAAELVGRTTAAIREAESDGRLEAPPRGENNRRLGYTLAQLNDMRGTFGTRPWRAPGDPCSILAVQNFKGGVGKSTLSVHLAQYLAIHGYRVLLIDCDSQASATTLFGYVPDLDLGEEDTLYPFLREGERATLEYAIRKTHFDGLDLIPANLRLFQSEYELAARMARGQGALLNRLSQGIQSVQDLYDVVILDPPPALGAISLSVLRAANALVVPVPPTVMDFSSTAAFLAMLDETIQDLQQYDLAPQLAFLRFVASKVDENKSMQRGLLELMRQLYGNAMVRTPLKDSAEIDNATARLMTVYELSGPMTSKQVRDRCLTYLDGVCGEIEVDIRRTWPSHLARLRKEGLA, from the coding sequence ATGGCTTCCGCGCTTGACGAAGTTCGCATGGAAGAAGCGCTCGATGTTGCCGCATTGGCTGATCGCTCTTCCTCAGTTCTGGAAAAACTCCGCTCCTCCGCGCGCGACATGCGGGCCGAGGAAAGGCGTGAGCCTTCCTTTCCGATCGGCAAGGCGGCCGAACTGGTCGGACGCACCACGGCCGCGATTCGCGAGGCCGAGAGCGACGGGCGCCTTGAAGCACCTCCGCGCGGCGAAAACAACCGCCGTCTGGGTTATACGCTGGCCCAGCTCAACGACATGCGCGGCACTTTTGGCACCCGCCCTTGGCGCGCGCCGGGCGATCCCTGCTCGATTCTGGCGGTCCAGAATTTCAAGGGCGGCGTGGGCAAATCGACGCTCTCGGTCCATTTGGCGCAATATCTGGCGATCCACGGCTATCGGGTGCTGCTGATCGACTGCGACAGTCAGGCTTCGGCCACCACGCTGTTCGGCTATGTTCCCGACCTCGATCTGGGAGAAGAGGATACGCTCTATCCCTTCCTGCGCGAGGGCGAGCGCGCGACGCTGGAATATGCGATCCGCAAGACCCATTTCGACGGGCTGGACCTGATCCCGGCCAACCTGCGCCTGTTCCAGTCCGAATATGAACTGGCCGCCCGCATGGCGCGGGGGCAGGGGGCTTTGCTCAACCGCCTCTCGCAGGGCATCCAGTCGGTGCAGGACCTCTACGATGTGGTGATCCTCGACCCGCCGCCGGCGCTGGGGGCGATTTCGCTATCGGTGCTGCGTGCGGCCAATGCGCTGGTGGTGCCGGTGCCGCCCACGGTGATGGACTTTTCCTCGACCGCGGCGTTTCTGGCTATGCTGGATGAAACGATCCAGGATCTTCAGCAATATGATCTGGCGCCGCAACTGGCTTTCCTGCGTTTCGTGGCCTCCAAGGTGGATGAAAACAAGTCGATGCAGCGCGGTCTGCTCGAACTGATGCGCCAGCTTTACGGCAATGCGATGGTCCGCACGCCGCTGAAGGACTCCGCCGAAATCGACAATGCCACCGCCCGTCTGATGACGGTTTACGAACTGTCCGGCCCCATGACCAGCAAGCAGGTGCGTGATCGCTGCCTGACCTATCTGGACGGGGTTTGTGGGGAAATCGAGGTGGATATTCGCCGCACATGGCCCAGTCATCTGGCCCGTCTGCGCAAGGAAGGACTGGCGTGA
- a CDS encoding replication initiation protein produces MRVAATLARKGGDEFAKPGKLVEVRFVKGQSLSLTASRLLALMILTAGGDAWRDTSHKLRKADIRRGHKGNERIVDMLEELHRTLFAEDDRSWRGRKATKRFSLIESSWEEVEEGDKETGWIEWRFTPDARRLIQESQTYSVMNRQAVLGFRSAYALKLYEEGALRLHRRQPIWRVDILGLRAALGIDPDKYGDFAQLRRKVLTVAQSEIDQLAHYNLEWKEIRRGRAVAEIEFRFVPKDAPAQIQTVDELERHSAGRKARRDGEVARIAAPTAVPAVAPAPARPRRTATAASTPWEKFPDGSLRYGTAEAPFRDVALRYGGGWDMDVIADAYRQQMGDRLGALRGAKLEKSWRGFCEAFLARRGRP; encoded by the coding sequence ATGCGCGTGGCCGCGACGCTGGCGCGCAAGGGCGGCGATGAATTTGCCAAACCCGGCAAGCTGGTCGAGGTCCGCTTCGTCAAGGGACAGTCGCTCAGCCTCACCGCCTCCCGCCTGCTGGCTCTGATGATTCTGACGGCCGGGGGCGATGCTTGGCGCGACACGTCGCACAAATTGCGCAAGGCCGATATCCGGCGCGGCCACAAGGGCAATGAGCGTATCGTTGATATGCTTGAGGAATTGCATCGCACCCTGTTTGCCGAGGATGACAGGTCCTGGCGTGGGCGCAAGGCGACCAAACGTTTCAGCTTGATCGAATCGTCTTGGGAAGAGGTCGAGGAGGGCGACAAGGAAACCGGCTGGATCGAATGGCGTTTTACCCCGGATGCGCGCCGCCTTATTCAGGAATCGCAGACCTATTCGGTGATGAACCGTCAGGCGGTGCTGGGCTTCCGCTCGGCCTATGCGCTCAAACTGTATGAGGAAGGCGCGCTGCGGCTTCATCGGCGTCAGCCGATCTGGCGCGTCGATATTCTGGGCCTGCGCGCGGCGCTGGGTATCGATCCTGATAAATATGGCGATTTTGCCCAGTTGCGGCGTAAGGTATTGACTGTTGCGCAGTCCGAGATCGATCAATTGGCCCATTACAATCTGGAATGGAAAGAGATCCGCCGGGGCAGGGCGGTGGCTGAGATCGAGTTTCGTTTTGTCCCCAAAGACGCCCCGGCCCAGATCCAGACTGTTGACGAGCTTGAGCGGCACTCGGCCGGGCGCAAGGCGCGGCGCGATGGCGAGGTGGCGCGGATTGCCGCGCCGACGGCTGTGCCGGCCGTTGCTCCCGCACCTGCCCGCCCTCGGCGGACGGCGACAGCAGCTTCAACTCCTTGGGAAAAATTCCCCGATGGCTCGCTGCGTTACGGCACGGCCGAAGCTCCCTTTCGCGATGTCGCGTTGCGTTATGGCGGCGGCTGGGACATGGATGTGATCGCGGATGCCTATCGCCAGCAGATGGGTGACAGGTTGGGTGCGCTGCGCGGGGCGAAGCTGGAAAAATCCTGGCGCGGTTTTTGTGAGGCTTTTCTGGCCCGCCGCGGACGGCCCTGA
- a CDS encoding HU family DNA-binding protein translates to MNNSDLADKLAASQGITKADARKYVDAVFAAIADAAAEGEEVSLNGFGKFKVKESAAREGRNPATGDTIQIAASKKLGFTAAKAVKDKLNG, encoded by the coding sequence ATGAACAATAGCGATCTCGCCGACAAGCTGGCTGCCTCGCAGGGCATCACCAAAGCTGACGCGCGCAAGTATGTGGATGCCGTTTTTGCCGCCATCGCGGATGCTGCTGCTGAAGGCGAAGAAGTTTCGCTCAACGGCTTTGGCAAGTTCAAGGTCAAGGAAAGCGCCGCTCGAGAAGGTCGCAACCCGGCCACCGGCGACACGATCCAGATCGCCGCTTCCAAGAAGCTGGGCTTCACCGCCGCCAAGGCGGTCAAGGACAAGCTGAACGGCTAA
- a CDS encoding LysE family translocator gives MANLPLFLAFVASAALLTITPGLDTVMVLRTASVEGRRPAAMAAGGIALGCLIWGAAVSLGLGALLQASQIAYTAVKLAGAAYLLWLGVKLLINPRKSLEMSGDFSPPKGQDSFRRGFLTNLLNPKMGVFYITFLPQFVPAGVSVAAYTFFLAGVHVLLAFVWFALLIAATVPLSGFLRRPGAVPLLDRLTGGLFFAFGLRLATSSAR, from the coding sequence ATGGCCAATCTTCCGCTGTTTCTCGCCTTTGTCGCCTCCGCCGCCCTGCTGACGATCACGCCGGGGCTGGACACCGTAATGGTCCTGCGCACGGCCAGCGTCGAGGGCCGCAGACCGGCGGCCATGGCGGCGGGCGGGATCGCGCTGGGCTGTCTGATCTGGGGCGCGGCGGTGTCTCTGGGGCTGGGCGCGCTGCTTCAGGCGTCGCAAATAGCCTATACGGCGGTCAAGCTGGCAGGGGCGGCCTATCTGCTCTGGCTGGGGGTCAAACTGCTGATCAACCCGCGCAAATCCCTGGAAATGAGCGGTGACTTCTCGCCCCCAAAAGGACAGGACAGCTTTCGCCGGGGCTTTCTGACCAACCTGCTCAACCCCAAGATGGGCGTGTTCTATATCACCTTCCTGCCGCAATTTGTGCCTGCGGGCGTGTCGGTGGCGGCCTACACTTTCTTTCTGGCCGGAGTGCATGTGCTGCTGGCCTTTGTGTGGTTTGCACTGCTGATCGCGGCCACGGTGCCACTTTCGGGCTTTCTACGCCGCCCCGGCGCGGTGCCGTTGCTCGATCGGTTGACGGGCGGCCTTTTCTTTGCCTTTGGCCTCAGACTGGCAACATCCTCGGCGCGATGA
- a CDS encoding DUF3237 domain-containing protein, with product MTLLLEPVCTLAINLTRPHEMGECPGGTRRIIPIVGGTAAGALINGRILNIGADWQTVQAGGLAQLDARYAIETDDGAVVEVISQGIRHMAPDVAARAAGGEDVPFDAYYMRTFIRLESGHPDYDWVNRSLFLATGGKRGASVHLDIFRIG from the coding sequence ATGACACTGTTGCTTGAGCCGGTCTGCACCCTCGCCATCAATCTGACCCGTCCGCACGAGATGGGCGAGTGTCCGGGCGGCACCCGGCGGATCATTCCGATCGTGGGCGGAACGGCGGCAGGCGCGCTGATCAACGGGCGCATCCTCAACATCGGCGCCGATTGGCAGACGGTGCAGGCGGGCGGTCTGGCCCAACTGGACGCGCGCTATGCCATTGAAACGGACGATGGCGCGGTGGTCGAGGTAATCTCGCAAGGGATCCGGCATATGGCCCCCGACGTGGCCGCCCGCGCCGCCGGGGGCGAGGATGTGCCCTTCGATGCCTATTACATGCGCACCTTCATCCGGCTGGAAAGCGGGCACCCTGATTATGATTGGGTCAACCGCTCGCTGTTTCTGGCCACGGGCGGCAAGCGCGGCGCATCGGTACATCTCGATATTTTCCGCATCGGCTGA
- a CDS encoding flavin-dependent oxidoreductase — protein MTQNRVLIAGGGIGGLALALTLHQIGVPCTLFESTGELRPLGVGINLQPNAVRELEALGIGEAEMDAVGIAAKEWALVGLNGKDIYSEPRGKSAGYHWHQYAVHRGRFHLLLYAHVVERLGADAVRLGQKVTGYTKQADGSVVAHVTKSDGTVADEHGALLIGADGIHSSVRAQMHPDQRPIRWGGTLMWRGTARGVPIRTGSSFVGLGTHRHRVVIYPISAPDENGLADINWIAEQTYDATHDWTKTGWFRPCELSDFSHHFDAFVYDWLDLPALLAKSDVAYENPMIDRDPIPTWVDGPVALIGDAAHPMYPTGSNGASQAIVDARTLGRCFIEHGVNAQALAAFDAELCGPVGQLALRNRGAGPFGLLNLVDERCGGTFENIDDVIPEAERRQFMLAYQTAAGFARDALNAAPPIIPADGRIAERLDHDTVA, from the coding sequence ATGACCCAAAATCGTGTTCTGATCGCCGGGGGCGGTATCGGCGGGCTGGCGCTGGCCCTGACGCTGCACCAGATCGGTGTGCCCTGCACCCTGTTTGAAAGCACGGGCGAGCTGCGCCCGCTGGGCGTCGGCATCAATCTGCAACCCAACGCCGTGCGCGAACTCGAAGCCTTGGGCATTGGCGAGGCGGAAATGGACGCTGTGGGCATCGCCGCGAAGGAATGGGCGCTGGTTGGCCTCAACGGCAAGGACATCTACAGCGAGCCGCGCGGCAAGAGCGCGGGCTATCACTGGCATCAATATGCGGTGCATCGCGGGCGTTTTCACCTGCTGCTCTATGCCCATGTGGTCGAAAGGCTGGGCGCGGATGCGGTACGGCTGGGCCAGAAAGTCACCGGCTATACCAAACAGGCCGATGGCAGCGTGGTTGCCCATGTCACGAAAAGCGACGGCACGGTGGCGGACGAACATGGCGCGCTGCTGATCGGCGCGGACGGCATCCATTCCAGTGTGCGCGCGCAGATGCATCCTGATCAGCGGCCGATCCGCTGGGGCGGCACATTGATGTGGCGCGGTACGGCGCGGGGCGTGCCGATCCGCACCGGATCATCCTTTGTCGGCCTTGGCACGCATCGCCACCGGGTCGTGATCTATCCGATCTCGGCGCCTGATGAAAACGGGCTGGCCGACATCAACTGGATTGCCGAACAGACCTATGATGCCACCCATGACTGGACCAAGACCGGCTGGTTCCGTCCATGCGAACTGTCTGATTTTTCGCATCATTTTGATGCCTTCGTCTATGACTGGCTCGACCTGCCCGCGCTGCTGGCCAAATCGGATGTGGCTTATGAAAATCCGATGATCGACCGCGACCCGATCCCCACCTGGGTCGATGGACCAGTGGCGCTGATCGGGGACGCGGCCCATCCGATGTATCCCACCGGATCGAATGGCGCCTCGCAGGCGATTGTCGATGCGCGCACGCTGGGCCGGTGTTTCATCGAGCATGGCGTCAATGCGCAGGCCTTGGCCGCCTTCGATGCCGAATTGTGCGGCCCGGTGGGTCAACTGGCGCTGCGCAATCGCGGGGCCGGGCCGTTCGGCCTGCTCAATCTGGTTGATGAACGCTGCGGGGGGACATTTGAGAACATCGACGATGTGATCCCCGAAGCCGAGCGCCGCCAATTCATGCTGGCCTATCAGACGGCGGCCGGTTTTGCCCGCGATGCGCTGAATGCCGCGCCGCCGATCATTCCCGCCGATGGGCGCATTGCCGAAAGGCTCGATCATGACACTGTTGCTTGA